From one Pseudomonas fluorescens genomic stretch:
- a CDS encoding fimbrial biogenesis chaperone yields the protein MEVGAGSSRLSYNLLACALALLCSAPLQAATSVLIWPIDPVLEANQKAGALWLENRGDAPANLQVRVFAWRQGEFDDQYQAQREIIGSPPVANIAPGQKQLIRLTRTGSSPVGQEQAYRIIIDEIPPALPAAANADKAQAAIRFQMRYSVPLFVYGEGLWGKPDVTGQRGDSALGKPALSWRQVSVQGKPYVEIRNTGPVHARLTDVVLQQGGQSRPLVEGLLGYVLPGASMRWPAPQPLSAASVLKGRVNGQEPAQTLSQGQ from the coding sequence ATGGAAGTAGGCGCTGGCAGTTCGCGCTTGAGCTACAACCTGTTGGCGTGTGCCCTGGCCTTGCTGTGCAGTGCGCCGTTGCAGGCCGCCACTTCGGTACTGATCTGGCCGATCGATCCGGTGCTGGAGGCCAATCAGAAAGCCGGTGCGCTGTGGCTGGAAAACCGCGGCGACGCGCCGGCCAACCTGCAGGTCCGGGTGTTCGCCTGGCGCCAGGGCGAGTTCGACGACCAGTACCAGGCCCAGCGCGAGATCATCGGCAGCCCGCCGGTGGCCAACATCGCCCCCGGGCAAAAGCAGTTGATTCGCCTGACCCGCACGGGCAGCTCCCCGGTCGGCCAGGAGCAGGCCTACCGGATCATCATCGATGAAATTCCCCCGGCCTTGCCGGCAGCGGCCAACGCCGACAAGGCCCAGGCGGCGATTCGTTTCCAGATGCGCTACTCGGTGCCGCTGTTTGTCTACGGCGAAGGCCTGTGGGGCAAGCCGGACGTCACGGGCCAGCGCGGTGACAGTGCGCTGGGCAAGCCGGCCTTGAGCTGGCGCCAGGTCTCGGTGCAAGGCAAACCCTATGTAGAAATCCGCAACACCGGCCCGGTGCACGCGCGCCTGACCGACGTGGTGCTGCAGCAGGGCGGGCAAAGCCGGCCGCTGGTGGAAGGTTTGCTTGGCTATGTATTGCCCGGTGCAAGCATGCGCTGGCCGGCGCCACAGCCGCTGAGTGCCGCTTCGGTGCTCAAGGGCCGGGTCAATGGCCAGGAGCCTGCGCAAACCCTGAGTCAGGGCCAATGA
- a CDS encoding Csu type fimbrial protein yields the protein MVACSLPLPLAAVTTSTFQVSATVAAGCLVVGGVSNYGNLDFGSYSALSTSSVTTALGGTTVTLQCTPGVSLSMSVDAGLNSASGTRNLKRSSGTSLVAYQLFRDAGFSQSLGINQSVAVSYSDPTAIKLPVYARAQLTGSLPAGSYTDVVQVVLTF from the coding sequence ATGGTTGCCTGCAGCCTGCCGCTGCCGTTGGCGGCGGTCACCACCAGTACCTTTCAGGTCAGTGCCACGGTGGCGGCCGGTTGCCTGGTGGTGGGCGGGGTGAGCAACTACGGCAACCTGGATTTCGGCAGCTATTCGGCGCTGTCGACCAGCAGTGTGACCACGGCCCTGGGCGGCACCACGGTGACCCTGCAATGCACGCCGGGGGTGAGCCTGAGCATGAGCGTGGATGCAGGATTGAACAGCGCCAGCGGCACGCGCAACCTCAAACGCAGCAGCGGCACTTCGCTGGTGGCCTATCAATTGTTTCGCGACGCCGGTTTCAGCCAGAGCCTGGGCATCAACCAGAGCGTGGCGGTGAGCTACAGCGACCCGACGGCGATCAAGCTGCCGGTCTACGCCCGAGCCCAGCTGACCGGCAGCCTGCCGGCCGGCAGCTATACCGATGTGGTGCAGGTGGTGCTGACTTTTTGA
- a CDS encoding Csu type fimbrial protein — translation MHPNLSRLIFAGIGLALAAQAQAATVTGNISATLTLTASCQVNGGGGASGLNFGTLNFGTQEALFTTAAGQVLGGGGGAMSILCSSGTVPVVKIGAGAHDSQSAGGSRALYDGVANYVPYDFYTDSGHTQLLVIDGTITLPTSTGVAQTVNLYGLAKGKAGLPAGVYTDTVAVELSF, via the coding sequence ATGCACCCAAACCTTTCACGCTTGATTTTCGCCGGCATCGGCCTGGCGCTCGCGGCCCAGGCCCAGGCGGCCACGGTAACCGGCAACATCAGCGCCACCCTGACGCTGACCGCCAGTTGCCAGGTCAACGGTGGCGGCGGCGCCAGTGGTCTGAACTTCGGTACGTTGAACTTCGGTACCCAGGAAGCGCTGTTTACCACTGCCGCCGGGCAGGTGCTGGGTGGTGGCGGTGGCGCCATGAGCATTCTTTGTTCCAGCGGCACCGTGCCCGTGGTCAAAATTGGCGCCGGGGCGCATGACAGCCAATCGGCTGGCGGCAGCCGCGCGCTCTACGATGGCGTCGCCAATTACGTGCCCTATGACTTCTACACCGATTCAGGGCACACACAGCTGCTGGTCATCGACGGCACCATTACGCTGCCGACCAGTACCGGCGTGGCGCAGACGGTCAACCTGTATGGCCTGGCCAAAGGCAAGGCGGGCCTGCCGGCCGGGGTGTACACCGACACGGTGGCAGTCGAGCTGAGTTTCTGA
- a CDS encoding fimbria/pilus outer membrane usher protein, with translation MSSALRACGLTVLCCGSLLAGELPPPPASLEAVADAPLFLELVVNQMSSPELVAVQQRAGRLYMATADLQAAGIELPGEYGDEVALDSIPGLHSDYDSQGQRLVLQVPPTWLPTQRIGSRQLYPASEAQSSFGALLNYDLYLNDTDDGGRYLAAWNELRLFDSWGTLSTTGQWRQSLGGNDYADSQEGFRRYDTTWRYTDEARLLTLEVGDVISGALPWTGSVRLGGLQLSRDFAVRPDLVTYPLPAFAGEAAVPSSVDLFINGYKSSSAELQPGPYTLTNVPFINGAGEAVVVTTDALGRQVSTTLPFYVTSSLLQKGLADFSVAAGSLRRDYAIRDFAYGPGVAAASLRYGLSDSFTLESHAEAAESLALGGLGGNWQVGNWGVVNAALSQSSFDSRSGQQLSFGYQYNSQRLGFNYQRLQRRGDYADLSLVDSPYTRLSQRSEQVTMSVNLERYGSLGAGYFDVRAGDNSRTRLLNLSWSKPLWRNSSLYLSANREIGDSQWAVQAQLVIPFDLRGTLSFSVERNKDGENQQRVNYSRAVPSEGGVGFNLGYADGDREAYRQADVTWRLQSVQLQAGAYGGSDSMTRWADASGSLVWMDAGVFAANRIDDAFVVVSTQGFAQVPVRYENQLIGRTDKNGHLLVPWSSAYYRAKYEIDPMELPANVQSPQVEQRVAVRRGSGYLLEFPLQRVVAASIVLVDGNNKELSLGSQVRHEQSGALAVVGWDGLVYLEGLAADNSLQVHLADGGSCRVQFKLDPEQDQVPLIGPLVCQ, from the coding sequence ATCTCTTCGGCGCTGCGGGCCTGTGGGCTGACCGTGCTGTGCTGTGGTTCGCTGCTGGCCGGCGAACTGCCGCCGCCCCCGGCCAGCCTCGAGGCGGTTGCCGATGCGCCGTTGTTCCTGGAACTGGTGGTCAACCAGATGAGCAGCCCTGAGCTGGTGGCTGTGCAGCAGCGCGCCGGGCGCCTGTACATGGCCACGGCCGACCTGCAGGCCGCCGGTATCGAACTGCCCGGCGAGTACGGCGACGAGGTGGCGCTGGACAGCATCCCCGGCCTGCACAGTGACTACGACAGCCAGGGCCAGCGCCTGGTTTTGCAGGTGCCGCCGACCTGGCTGCCGACCCAGCGCATCGGCAGCCGCCAGTTGTACCCCGCCAGCGAAGCGCAGAGCAGCTTCGGTGCGCTGCTCAACTATGACCTGTACCTCAACGACACCGACGACGGCGGCCGTTATCTGGCGGCCTGGAACGAACTGCGCCTGTTCGACAGCTGGGGCACGCTGTCGACCACCGGCCAGTGGCGCCAGTCCCTGGGCGGCAACGACTACGCCGACAGCCAGGAAGGTTTTCGCCGCTACGACACCACCTGGCGCTACACCGACGAAGCGCGCCTGTTGACCCTGGAGGTCGGCGACGTGATCAGCGGCGCCTTGCCCTGGACCGGCTCGGTGCGCCTGGGTGGCCTGCAACTGTCGCGCGACTTTGCCGTGCGCCCGGACCTGGTCACCTATCCACTGCCGGCCTTTGCCGGGGAGGCGGCAGTGCCGTCTTCGGTGGACCTGTTCATCAACGGCTACAAGAGTTCCAGCGCCGAGCTGCAGCCAGGCCCCTACACCCTGACCAACGTGCCGTTCATCAACGGTGCTGGCGAGGCGGTGGTGGTGACCACCGATGCCCTGGGGCGGCAGGTATCGACCACCTTGCCGTTCTATGTCACCAGCAGCCTGCTGCAGAAGGGCCTGGCGGATTTTTCGGTGGCTGCCGGTAGCCTGCGCCGGGATTACGCGATTCGCGATTTTGCCTATGGCCCGGGGGTTGCCGCGGCCAGCCTGCGCTACGGCCTGAGCGACAGCTTCACCCTCGAAAGCCATGCTGAAGCGGCCGAGTCCCTGGCCCTTGGCGGGCTGGGCGGCAACTGGCAGGTGGGCAACTGGGGCGTGGTCAACGCCGCGCTGAGCCAGAGCAGCTTCGACAGCCGCAGCGGCCAGCAACTGAGCTTCGGCTACCAGTACAACAGCCAGCGCCTGGGCTTCAACTATCAGCGCCTGCAACGGCGTGGCGACTACGCCGACCTGTCGCTGGTCGACAGCCCCTACACGCGCCTGAGCCAGCGCAGCGAGCAGGTGACCATGAGCGTCAATCTGGAGCGCTACGGTAGCCTCGGCGCCGGTTATTTCGATGTGCGCGCCGGTGACAACTCGCGCACCCGCTTGCTCAACCTCAGCTGGAGCAAGCCGCTGTGGCGCAACAGCAGCCTGTACCTGTCGGCCAACCGCGAAATCGGCGACAGCCAGTGGGCGGTGCAGGCGCAACTGGTGATCCCTTTCGATTTGCGCGGCACCCTGAGCTTCAGCGTCGAGCGCAACAAGGACGGCGAGAACCAGCAACGGGTCAACTACAGCCGCGCGGTGCCCAGCGAAGGCGGGGTCGGCTTCAACCTCGGTTACGCCGACGGCGACCGCGAGGCCTATCGCCAGGCCGATGTCACCTGGCGCCTGCAGTCGGTGCAACTGCAGGCCGGCGCCTATGGCGGCAGCGACAGCATGACCCGCTGGGCCGATGCCAGTGGTTCGCTGGTGTGGATGGACGCCGGGGTGTTCGCCGCCAACCGCATCGACGATGCCTTCGTGGTGGTCAGTACCCAAGGCTTTGCCCAGGTGCCGGTACGCTACGAAAACCAGTTGATTGGGCGCACCGACAAGAACGGCCATTTGCTGGTGCCCTGGAGCAGCGCCTATTACCGGGCCAAGTACGAGATCGACCCCATGGAGCTGCCGGCCAACGTCCAGAGCCCGCAGGTCGAGCAACGGGTGGCGGTGCGTCGCGGCAGCGGCTACCTGCTGGAGTTCCCGCTGCAGCGCGTGGTGGCGGCGAGTATCGTCCTGGTCGATGGCAACAATAAGGAACTGTCCCTGGGCAGCCAGGTGCGCCACGAGCAGAGCGGGGCGTTGGCAGTGGTCGGCTGGGACGGGCTGGTGTACCTGGAAGGGTTGGCCGCAGACAACAGCCTGCAGGTGCATCTGGCCGATGGCGGCAGTTGCCGGGTGCAGTTCAAACTGGACCCCGAGCAGGACCAGGTGCCGCTGATCGGCCCGCTGGTGTGCCAATGA